A genomic region of Azoarcus sp. KH32C contains the following coding sequences:
- a CDS encoding DUF423 domain-containing protein, with amino-acid sequence MTGSVLPTGRMPLLAGSLLAALGIALGAFGAHGLRNLLGPTELGWWQTAVQYQMWNAVGLLGLGAAGVSRSALPTGLLVTGTLVFAGTLYLMALSGLRWLGMITPIGGGLMIAGWLLVAWRVWRA; translated from the coding sequence GTGACGGGCAGCGTGCTGCCAACGGGCCGTATGCCGCTGCTCGCGGGCAGCCTTCTCGCGGCGCTCGGCATCGCGCTCGGCGCCTTCGGCGCCCATGGGCTGCGCAACCTGCTGGGGCCGACCGAACTCGGCTGGTGGCAGACCGCCGTCCAGTATCAGATGTGGAACGCGGTCGGGCTCCTCGGCCTCGGTGCTGCGGGTGTCTCGCGCAGCGCGCTCCCGACAGGGCTGCTCGTGACCGGCACTCTCGTGTTCGCCGGGACCCTGTACCTCATGGCGCTCAGCGGCCTGCGCTGGCTGGGGATGATCACGCCGATCGGCGGGGGATTGATGATCGCCGGGTGGTTGCTGGTGGCCTGGCGGGTATGGCGCGCCTAG
- a CDS encoding RNA methyltransferase has product MRIEHLRQRLRDLGAKPCHEQQVLRSWTHALRLDTTRRGLAADFFPAPLRDALPALADELAGLARVRSEHPGEDGSARLLVDLADGQAVESVLLLRDGVCVSSQVGCAVGCTFCMTGRDGLLRQVGSAEIVAQVVLARTRRPVKKVVFMGMGEPAHNIDNVLEAIDLLGTEGGIGHKNLVFSTVGDRRVFERLPLGRVRPALALSLHTTRPELREQLLPRAPRIEPAELVELGEAYARATGYPIQYQWTLLEGVNDNDDEIEGIVRLLAGKYAIMNMIPFNTVEGSEFRRPTREHADAIAARLQRRGILTKLRQSAGQDIDGGCGQLRARALHVAPPRSRRIPQAPDDAVR; this is encoded by the coding sequence ATGCGAATCGAACACCTCCGCCAGCGCCTGCGCGACCTTGGCGCCAAGCCCTGCCACGAGCAGCAGGTGCTGCGCTCGTGGACGCACGCGCTCCGGCTCGACACCACGCGCCGCGGCCTCGCCGCAGACTTCTTTCCGGCCCCGCTGCGCGACGCCCTGCCCGCCCTCGCCGACGAGCTGGCCGGCCTTGCCCGCGTGCGCTCGGAACATCCGGGCGAAGACGGCTCGGCGCGCCTTCTCGTCGACTTGGCCGACGGCCAGGCGGTCGAGAGCGTCCTGCTGCTCCGTGACGGCGTCTGCGTGTCGTCGCAGGTCGGCTGCGCCGTGGGCTGCACCTTCTGCATGACTGGCCGCGACGGCCTGCTGCGCCAGGTCGGCAGCGCCGAGATCGTCGCGCAAGTCGTTCTCGCCCGCACGCGACGCCCGGTCAAGAAGGTCGTCTTCATGGGCATGGGGGAACCCGCGCATAACATCGACAACGTGCTCGAGGCGATCGATCTGCTCGGCACCGAAGGCGGCATCGGCCACAAGAACCTGGTTTTCTCGACCGTCGGCGACCGCCGCGTGTTCGAGCGCCTGCCGCTCGGCCGCGTCCGGCCCGCGCTGGCGCTGTCGCTGCACACGACCCGTCCCGAACTCCGAGAGCAACTGCTGCCGCGCGCCCCGCGCATCGAACCGGCGGAACTCGTCGAGCTGGGCGAAGCGTACGCGCGCGCAACCGGCTACCCGATCCAGTATCAATGGACGTTGCTCGAGGGCGTCAACGACAACGACGACGAAATCGAAGGCATCGTGCGCCTGCTCGCCGGCAAGTACGCGATCATGAACATGATCCCGTTCAACACGGTCGAGGGCAGCGAATTCCGCCGACCGACACGCGAGCATGCGGACGCGATCGCCGCTCGGCTGCAGCGCCGCGGCATCCTGACGAAGCTGCGCCAGTCGGCCGGCCAGGACATCGATGGCGGCTGCGGCCAATTGCGCGCCCGCGCCCTCCACGTTGCCCCGCCGCGCAGTCGGCGCATCCCGCAAGCTCCCGACGACGCCGTGCGCTGA
- a CDS encoding NnrS family protein — MIEFVALPAMNLSAHPLWLVGFRPFFSLAFLSGLSLPVLWALMFAGVLAPPAASFSPTQWHAHEMFFGFGWAVMGGFLLTATKNWVQIRGYHGPILMTLVAAWLFERVGMACGGAWPPALFWFSNTVFLGSIVALLLWTLVRYRKQDSFRDNYFFLLVLPAFVAAKVLMLDPAHFHTGVTVALGLFRVAFLVMLERTLTQFMKGAFQVDLLRHPMLDNPIKLLALSLVFLDAMPKAMAGALLVTLAFLLAARIALWKPHLAMRRLELAIMYLGQIAIVAQLLTEFVALHRAPAWVGSVSVHLFTFGVIGLIVPAMLIRISKGHTGRKVVFDAGDRLVLWIMIAAFVVRIVLPQLAPAAYTAWIGLSAAGWFACFAILGWRYIPFLLQPRVDGKVH, encoded by the coding sequence ATGATCGAATTCGTCGCACTTCCTGCCATGAACCTTTCCGCGCATCCTCTGTGGCTCGTCGGCTTCCGTCCCTTCTTCAGCCTGGCCTTCCTGTCCGGCCTGAGCCTGCCCGTGTTGTGGGCGTTGATGTTCGCTGGCGTGCTGGCGCCGCCCGCGGCGAGCTTTTCTCCGACGCAATGGCATGCGCACGAGATGTTCTTCGGTTTCGGCTGGGCGGTGATGGGCGGCTTCCTGCTGACGGCGACGAAGAACTGGGTGCAGATCCGCGGCTATCACGGCCCCATCTTGATGACGCTGGTGGCGGCTTGGCTCTTCGAGCGCGTCGGCATGGCCTGCGGCGGTGCCTGGCCGCCGGCGCTGTTCTGGTTTTCGAACACCGTCTTTCTCGGCTCGATCGTCGCGCTGCTCTTGTGGACGCTGGTGCGCTACCGCAAGCAGGACAGCTTTCGCGACAACTATTTCTTCCTGCTCGTGCTGCCCGCCTTCGTCGCGGCGAAGGTGCTGATGCTCGACCCGGCGCATTTCCATACGGGCGTGACGGTGGCGCTGGGCCTGTTCCGCGTCGCCTTCCTCGTGATGCTCGAACGCACGCTAACGCAATTCATGAAGGGCGCATTCCAGGTGGACCTCCTGCGCCACCCGATGCTCGATAACCCGATCAAGCTGCTCGCGCTGTCCCTGGTGTTCCTGGATGCGATGCCGAAGGCGATGGCCGGCGCGCTGCTGGTGACGCTGGCCTTCCTGCTCGCCGCGCGGATCGCGCTGTGGAAGCCGCATCTGGCGATGCGTCGGCTGGAACTCGCGATCATGTACCTTGGCCAGATCGCGATCGTCGCGCAGTTGCTGACCGAGTTCGTGGCGCTGCACCGCGCGCCGGCGTGGGTCGGGAGTGTCTCGGTGCATCTCTTCACCTTCGGCGTGATCGGGCTGATCGTCCCGGCGATGCTGATCCGCATCTCGAAAGGGCACACCGGACGGAAGGTGGTGTTCGATGCCGGCGACCGCCTCGTCCTGTGGATCATGATTGCCGCATTCGTCGTGCGGATCGTGTTGCCGCAGCTCGCGCCCGCAGCCTACACGGCGTGGATCGGGCTCTCGGCGGCGGGCTGGTTCGCGTGCTTCGCGATCCTGGGCTGGCGCTACATTCCCTTCCTGCTGCAGCCGCGGGTGGATGGGAAGGTGCACTGA
- a CDS encoding MFS transporter — protein MLGFVSLLMDVSSELIHSLLPVFLVTSLGAGPFIVGLIEGAAEATALIVKIFSGMLSDYWGKRKPLAVLGYGLGALSKPLFAIAAGPGTVLVARLIDRVGKGIRGAPRDALVADIAPPEARGAAFGLRQSLDTVGAFCGPLLAMGLMLLWQNDFRAVFWVAIIPGFLSVALLLFGVREPAHVHAGPVVNPLRRDSLRRLPRAYWWVVAVGALFALARFSEAFLVLRALDAGLAVAYAPLVLVAMNIVYSLAAYPFGKLADRMNHAHLLAAGLAILILADLALATGAGWLGLGTGIVLWGLHMGMTQGLLATMVAHTAPAPLRGTAFGFFNLVSGIAMLIASTLAGLLWESAGAAWTFFGGAMLAAATLVIVLLRQRATD, from the coding sequence ATGCTCGGTTTCGTCAGCCTGCTGATGGACGTCTCGTCCGAGCTGATCCACAGCCTGCTGCCGGTGTTCCTCGTGACTTCGCTCGGCGCCGGCCCCTTCATCGTCGGCCTGATCGAGGGTGCCGCGGAGGCGACGGCGCTGATCGTCAAAATCTTCTCCGGCATGCTGTCGGACTACTGGGGCAAGCGCAAACCGCTCGCGGTGCTGGGCTACGGGCTCGGCGCGCTGTCAAAGCCGCTCTTCGCGATCGCCGCGGGTCCCGGCACAGTGCTCGTCGCCCGCCTCATCGACCGCGTCGGCAAGGGCATCCGCGGCGCTCCCCGCGACGCGCTGGTGGCGGACATCGCGCCACCCGAGGCGCGCGGTGCCGCCTTCGGACTGCGCCAGTCGCTCGACACGGTGGGCGCCTTCTGCGGACCGCTGCTGGCGATGGGCCTGATGCTGCTGTGGCAGAACGATTTCCGCGCAGTGTTCTGGGTCGCGATCATCCCTGGCTTCCTGTCCGTCGCGCTGCTGCTGTTCGGCGTCAGGGAGCCCGCGCATGTGCACGCCGGCCCGGTCGTCAATCCGCTTCGCCGCGACAGCCTGCGCCGCCTTCCGCGCGCCTACTGGTGGGTCGTCGCGGTCGGCGCCCTCTTTGCACTGGCGCGATTCTCCGAAGCCTTCCTCGTACTGCGCGCGCTCGACGCGGGCCTCGCGGTCGCCTACGCACCGCTCGTGCTCGTCGCCATGAACATCGTCTATTCGCTCGCCGCCTACCCCTTCGGCAAGCTCGCCGACCGCATGAATCACGCTCACCTGCTCGCCGCCGGGCTGGCGATCCTGATCCTTGCCGACCTCGCCCTCGCGACAGGCGCCGGATGGCTCGGCCTCGGCACGGGCATCGTGTTGTGGGGGCTGCACATGGGCATGACCCAAGGCCTGCTCGCGACCATGGTCGCCCACACCGCACCGGCCCCGTTGCGCGGCACGGCCTTCGGCTTCTTCAACCTCGTCAGCGGCATCGCAATGCTCATCGCCAGCACACTCGCGGGCCTGCTATGGGAGAGCGCCGGTGCTGCCTGGACCTTCTTCGGCGGCGCGATGCTCGCCGCGGCGACGCTGGTAATCGTGCTGCTGCGCCAGCGCGCGACGGACTGA
- a CDS encoding S8 family peptidase, producing the protein MKPYAMHFASPRLALLLAVACPPQALAEGIGLQMAPLTEGEIRYGLAHTQIGADIANAAGLTGLGSTVVLLDTGVQATLPELASQLASSRMYDATRRRNVALADDDGHGTLVAAIIAGSSGTGFSYGIAPDAKILPIKIFSAGGSATPGSLAAGLKRASSTRGMSIINLSLGAESPLGGGVEGALRKAVKADKLVLAAAGNTGGESPLWPARYAKEGWAKGQIVAVGAADADNRIASFSNRAGDTANWFLVAPGVNVASSWTDGSYIFASGTSISTAVASGAAALLEGAWPQLKAGQVAAILLETATDLGEPGVDPVYGRGLLNVQRAMQPAGELAIPVSKAARKGSTKRFGGTASVAVTASVATWSGLRAAARAGLFQGIVVDAFNRDFTADLGAGIRPPSRESIADVLAAAGHPLQVTEQQLPDGSRLLAVSDAALTRVQTPVDAPRLVASSVVLRLANGSEVAFASGTLAGSYFGLASAGPRLDNPWLGLARPSTQLAFGTAFGKLRVRSGVLASGESPSTSNSAAPAAAPPIAANRPGGRAAIGELEYALTDNTSAGLQWIQVSEARSFLGATSGDAMGLDGARTRSVGAWASHRLTGSVTVAGQYSVARSDGQGKGLIRAFDSVRANAFAFALIGRGALVDDDHLTLTFSSPMRINAGSGRLSVPVDVNADGEPIFESRRIALASTHRELRLGIDYGIPLPRTSSLSLTFDLRQNADHIAGRQDAGIAVIFRRNF; encoded by the coding sequence GTGAAGCCCTATGCCATGCACTTTGCATCGCCGCGGCTCGCGCTCCTGCTCGCCGTTGCCTGCCCGCCCCAGGCGCTCGCCGAGGGTATCGGACTGCAGATGGCGCCGCTTACCGAGGGGGAAATCCGCTACGGTCTCGCTCACACCCAAATCGGCGCCGACATCGCCAATGCCGCCGGCCTGACCGGCCTGGGCTCGACAGTCGTGCTGCTGGATACGGGCGTACAGGCCACCCTTCCGGAACTCGCAAGTCAGCTCGCCAGCTCGCGGATGTACGACGCCACACGCCGACGCAATGTCGCGCTCGCCGACGACGACGGACACGGCACGCTGGTGGCCGCTATCATCGCAGGTTCGAGCGGCACCGGCTTCAGCTACGGCATCGCCCCCGACGCGAAGATCCTGCCGATCAAGATCTTTTCGGCCGGCGGGTCGGCGACGCCCGGCTCGCTCGCGGCGGGGCTCAAGCGCGCCAGCTCCACCCGCGGCATGTCCATCATCAATCTCAGTCTCGGCGCCGAAAGCCCACTCGGGGGTGGCGTAGAAGGCGCGCTGCGCAAGGCCGTCAAGGCCGACAAGCTGGTCTTGGCCGCGGCGGGCAACACCGGCGGCGAATCGCCGCTGTGGCCAGCACGTTATGCGAAGGAAGGCTGGGCGAAGGGCCAGATCGTCGCAGTCGGCGCGGCGGATGCCGACAACCGGATTGCGAGCTTTTCGAACCGCGCCGGCGATACCGCCAACTGGTTCCTCGTCGCGCCCGGCGTGAATGTGGCCTCGTCTTGGACCGACGGCAGCTACATCTTCGCCAGCGGCACCTCGATCTCCACCGCGGTGGCGTCGGGCGCCGCTGCGCTCCTCGAAGGGGCGTGGCCCCAGCTCAAGGCAGGACAGGTCGCAGCCATCCTCCTGGAGACCGCCACGGATCTCGGCGAGCCGGGTGTCGATCCGGTGTATGGCAGAGGGCTCCTGAACGTACAACGCGCCATGCAGCCTGCCGGCGAACTCGCCATCCCGGTAAGCAAAGCCGCACGAAAAGGCTCGACGAAACGCTTCGGCGGCACCGCCAGCGTCGCCGTCACTGCCTCCGTCGCAACCTGGAGCGGCCTGCGCGCGGCGGCCCGCGCCGGCCTCTTCCAGGGCATCGTGGTCGACGCCTTCAACCGTGACTTCACCGCCGACCTCGGCGCCGGCATCCGCCCACCTTCGCGCGAAAGCATCGCCGATGTGCTCGCTGCAGCCGGGCATCCGCTGCAGGTGACCGAGCAACAACTCCCCGATGGCTCGCGGCTGCTGGCCGTTTCCGATGCGGCCCTGACGCGGGTCCAAACCCCCGTCGACGCCCCCCGCCTCGTCGCGAGCAGCGTCGTCCTCCGGCTCGCGAATGGCAGCGAGGTCGCGTTTGCCTCCGGCACACTCGCCGGCAGCTACTTCGGCCTCGCATCGGCGGGGCCGCGCCTCGACAACCCGTGGCTCGGCCTCGCCCGCCCTTCGACGCAACTGGCCTTCGGCACGGCGTTCGGAAAACTGCGCGTTCGCAGCGGCGTGCTTGCCTCGGGCGAATCGCCGAGCACGTCGAACTCGGCCGCTCCCGCGGCCGCTCCTCCGATAGCCGCCAACCGGCCAGGCGGACGGGCCGCGATCGGCGAGCTCGAATACGCCCTGACCGACAACACCTCGGCCGGACTGCAATGGATCCAGGTCAGCGAGGCAAGGTCCTTCCTCGGCGCGACCTCGGGCGACGCGATGGGCTTGGACGGCGCCCGTACCCGCAGCGTCGGCGCGTGGGCAAGCCATCGTCTCACCGGCAGTGTGACGGTGGCCGGCCAGTATTCGGTCGCGCGCAGCGACGGGCAGGGCAAGGGCCTGATACGCGCTTTCGACAGCGTACGCGCCAATGCCTTCGCGTTCGCGCTGATCGGCCGCGGCGCTCTCGTCGACGACGACCACCTCACACTGACGTTTTCGAGCCCGATGCGCATCAACGCCGGCAGCGGACGTCTCAGCGTACCGGTCGATGTCAACGCGGACGGGGAACCGATATTCGAATCGCGTCGCATCGCGCTCGCCAGCACCCATCGCGAACTGCGTCTCGGAATTGACTATGGCATACCCCTTCCGCGTACATCGAGCCTCAGTCTGACTTTCGATCTGCGTCAGAATGCCGACCATATAGCCGGCCGGCAAGACGCAGGCATCGCGGTGATTTTCCGTCGTAATTTCTGA
- the miaA gene encoding tRNA (adenosine(37)-N6)-dimethylallyltransferase MiaA — MHPPAILLLGPTASGKTASSLALAQTLPIEIVSVDSALVYRDMDIGTAKPSADERAQCPHHLIDVVSPEENYSAARFRADALALMHDITARGRIPVLAGGTMLYFKALRDGLSDLPSADAELRRQIDAEAAERGWPAMHAELARLDPDAATRLEPNDGHRIQRALEIVRLTGRPVADSYAQREDDDVPFRLLTIALVPSDRAVLHRRIEDRFAQMLEAGLIAEVQALRARYALDPAMPSMRCVGYRQVWDYLGGRDDYDTMKFKGIAATRQLAKRQLTWQRQFREAWQDLQEIDCLRPDLAATVRQTAQAWLEG; from the coding sequence ATGCATCCCCCGGCAATCCTTCTCCTCGGCCCCACCGCAAGCGGCAAGACCGCCTCGTCGCTCGCGCTCGCCCAGACCCTGCCGATCGAAATCGTCAGCGTCGATTCCGCCCTCGTCTATCGCGATATGGACATCGGCACCGCGAAACCGAGCGCCGACGAACGCGCGCAGTGCCCGCACCACCTGATCGACGTCGTCTCGCCCGAGGAGAACTATTCCGCCGCGCGCTTCCGTGCCGATGCGCTGGCGCTGATGCACGACATCACCGCACGCGGACGCATTCCGGTCCTCGCCGGCGGCACCATGCTCTACTTCAAGGCACTGCGCGACGGCCTGTCGGATCTCCCGTCGGCCGACGCCGAGCTGCGCCGGCAGATCGACGCCGAAGCCGCCGAGCGCGGCTGGCCGGCGATGCATGCCGAACTCGCGCGCCTCGACCCCGACGCCGCCACGCGCCTCGAGCCCAACGACGGCCACCGCATCCAGCGCGCGCTCGAAATCGTCCGCCTCACCGGCCGCCCGGTCGCCGACAGCTACGCGCAGCGCGAAGACGACGACGTCCCCTTCCGCCTGCTCACGATCGCGCTGGTGCCGTCGGACCGCGCGGTCCTGCATCGGCGTATCGAAGACCGTTTCGCCCAGATGCTCGAAGCCGGCCTGATTGCCGAAGTCCAGGCGCTGCGCGCCCGCTACGCCCTCGACCCGGCCATGCCGTCGATGCGCTGCGTCGGCTACCGCCAGGTGTGGGACTACCTCGGCGGACGGGACGACTACGACACGATGAAATTCAAGGGGATTGCCGCGACGCGCCAACTCGCGAAACGGCAGCTCACCTGGCAGCGGCAGTTCCGTGAAGCGTGGCAGGACTTGCAGGAGATCGACTGCCTGCGGCCCGATCTCGCCGCAACCGTGCGCCAGACGGCGCAGGCGTGGCTGGAAGGCTGA
- the purM gene encoding phosphoribosylformylglycinamidine cyclo-ligase, whose product MSSPKTSLSYRDAGVDIDAGDALVDRIKPLAKRTMRPEVLGGIGGFGALFELSKKFREPVLVSGTDGVGTKLKLAFQLNKHDTVGQDLVAMSVNDILVQGAEPLFFLDYFACGKLDVDTAADVVGGIARGCELSGCALIGGETAEMPGMYPDGEYDLAGFAVGAVEKSEIIDGSKIVPGDVVLGLASSGAHSNGYSLIRKIIERAKPDLDADFHGRPFRDVVLEPTRLYVKSMLGLMRAIPGIVKGMAHITGGGLTENVPRILAENLTAKIDAASWTLPPLFQWLKQEGNVDDQEMYRVFNCGVGMVVIVSAEQADVAVANLEAAGETVYRLGRIEARAEGVAQTTVG is encoded by the coding sequence TTGAGCTCCCCCAAAACTTCGCTTTCCTACCGTGACGCCGGTGTCGATATCGATGCCGGTGACGCCCTCGTCGACCGTATCAAGCCGCTGGCGAAACGCACCATGCGCCCCGAAGTGCTGGGCGGCATCGGCGGCTTCGGCGCGCTGTTCGAGCTGTCGAAGAAGTTCCGCGAGCCGGTGCTGGTGTCCGGCACCGACGGCGTCGGTACCAAGCTGAAGCTCGCGTTCCAACTGAACAAGCACGACACGGTCGGCCAGGATCTGGTCGCGATGAGCGTGAACGACATCCTCGTGCAAGGTGCCGAGCCGCTGTTCTTCCTCGACTATTTCGCTTGCGGCAAGCTCGATGTCGATACGGCGGCGGATGTCGTCGGCGGTATCGCCCGTGGTTGCGAGCTGTCGGGCTGTGCGCTAATCGGCGGTGAAACTGCCGAGATGCCGGGCATGTACCCGGACGGCGAGTACGACCTCGCGGGCTTCGCGGTGGGCGCGGTCGAGAAGTCGGAAATCATCGACGGTTCGAAGATCGTCCCGGGCGACGTGGTGCTGGGCCTCGCGTCGAGCGGTGCACATTCGAATGGCTATTCGCTGATCCGCAAGATCATCGAGCGTGCGAAGCCGGACCTCGACGCCGATTTCCACGGCCGTCCGTTCCGCGACGTCGTGCTCGAGCCGACCCGCCTGTATGTGAAGTCGATGCTGGGCCTGATGCGCGCGATTCCGGGCATCGTGAAGGGCATGGCGCACATCACCGGCGGCGGCCTGACGGAGAACGTGCCGCGCATCCTCGCCGAGAACCTGACCGCGAAGATCGACGCCGCGTCGTGGACGCTGCCGCCGCTCTTCCAGTGGCTGAAGCAGGAAGGCAACGTCGACGACCAGGAGATGTACCGCGTGTTCAACTGCGGCGTCGGCATGGTCGTGATCGTGTCGGCCGAGCAGGCCGATGTGGCGGTCGCGAACCTCGAAGCCGCGGGCGAGACGGTGTATCGCCTGGGCCGCATCGAGGCGCGCGCGGAAGGCGTGGCACAGACGACGGTCGGCTGA
- a CDS encoding AI-2E family transporter, which translates to MNPSRADRLQTAAWAGVALALIGLFYALAPILAPFAIAAVFAYIFDPAVNWMAARRIPRAAAVLLVILGAGLALLLLLVILGPLIYREAIALLRRLPDLIELINQRVAPLLMSRFGVDVQIDAASARNWVSENWASAQDFIPIVLGQLRASGSALLGLVASLFLIPVVMFYLLQDWPRVLAGLQDIIPRPALEPTMRILAEIDSVLSEFLRGQLSVMLLLAIYYSAGLWLAGLDFALPVGVVTGLFVFIPYVGFGGGLLLAIISALLQAQGWPPLIGVAIVFGLGQLIESFALTPYLVGERIGLHPLAVIFALMAFGQLFGFVGILVALPASAAILVGLREVRKAWLASRLYLGDATTDIPLQ; encoded by the coding sequence ATGAACCCTTCCCGCGCCGACCGTCTGCAAACCGCCGCCTGGGCCGGCGTTGCGCTGGCGCTCATCGGGCTCTTCTACGCGCTGGCGCCGATCCTCGCCCCCTTCGCGATCGCCGCGGTCTTCGCCTACATCTTCGACCCGGCGGTGAACTGGATGGCCGCCCGGCGCATCCCACGCGCCGCCGCAGTGCTCCTCGTGATCCTCGGCGCGGGGCTCGCTCTGCTGCTCCTGCTCGTGATCCTCGGCCCGCTGATCTACCGCGAGGCCATCGCGCTGTTGCGGCGCCTGCCGGACCTGATCGAACTCATCAACCAGCGCGTGGCGCCACTCCTGATGTCGCGCTTCGGGGTCGACGTGCAGATCGACGCGGCCTCCGCGCGCAACTGGGTCAGTGAGAACTGGGCGAGCGCCCAGGACTTCATCCCCATCGTCCTCGGCCAACTGCGTGCGAGCGGCAGCGCGCTGCTCGGCCTCGTCGCGAGCCTCTTCCTGATCCCGGTCGTGATGTTCTACCTGCTGCAGGACTGGCCGCGCGTACTCGCCGGCCTCCAGGACATCATCCCGCGCCCGGCCCTCGAACCGACGATGCGCATCCTCGCCGAGATCGACTCCGTGCTGTCCGAATTCCTGCGCGGCCAGCTCTCGGTGATGCTGCTCCTCGCCATCTATTACAGCGCCGGCCTGTGGCTCGCTGGACTCGACTTCGCGCTGCCCGTCGGCGTCGTGACCGGGCTCTTCGTCTTCATTCCCTACGTCGGCTTCGGCGGCGGCCTGCTGCTCGCGATCATCTCCGCGCTGCTGCAGGCCCAAGGCTGGCCGCCCCTGATCGGCGTCGCGATCGTCTTCGGCCTCGGCCAACTGATCGAAAGCTTCGCGCTCACCCCCTACCTCGTCGGCGAACGCATCGGCCTGCATCCGCTCGCCGTGATCTTCGCCCTGATGGCCTTCGGCCAACTCTTCGGATTCGTCGGCATCCTCGTCGCCCTGCCCGCCAGCGCCGCGATCCTCGTCGGCCTGCGCGAGGTGCGCAAAGCCTGGCTCGCGAGCCGCCTCTACCTCGGCGACGCCACCACGGACATCCCGCTGCAATGA
- the hda gene encoding DnaA regulatory inactivator Hda, with protein MKQLVLDIRPDAPPTLDNFVVGANQELIAALLDPQALPGHLYLWGPGGCGRSHLLRATVDAAIKAGKPAAYVDAATVADELPQTPDLLLAVDDIQALAPAAQIGLFNAFNRSRTLGQKLLLAGDAPPLALALREDLRTRVGQCLIFEVRPLDDESRAAILATLAARRGLRLADDVIDFLMRHGRRDLPSLLAVLDALDTASLERKRAVTLPLLREMMQSGLEI; from the coding sequence ATGAAACAGCTCGTACTCGACATCCGCCCCGATGCGCCTCCGACCCTCGACAACTTCGTCGTCGGCGCCAACCAGGAGCTGATAGCCGCCCTTCTCGACCCGCAAGCCCTCCCCGGCCACCTCTACCTGTGGGGCCCCGGCGGATGCGGACGCAGCCACCTGCTGCGCGCCACCGTCGACGCCGCGATCAAGGCCGGCAAGCCGGCCGCCTACGTCGACGCCGCCACCGTCGCCGACGAACTCCCGCAAACGCCCGATCTGCTGCTCGCCGTCGACGACATCCAGGCCCTCGCGCCGGCCGCGCAGATCGGCCTCTTCAATGCCTTCAACCGCTCGCGCACGCTCGGCCAGAAACTGCTGCTCGCGGGCGACGCCCCGCCGCTCGCGCTCGCGCTGCGCGAAGACCTGCGCACCCGAGTCGGCCAGTGCCTTATCTTTGAGGTCCGTCCGCTCGACGACGAATCCCGTGCCGCGATCCTCGCGACGCTGGCCGCGCGCCGCGGCCTGCGTCTGGCCGACGACGTCATCGACTTCCTGATGCGCCACGGACGGCGCGACCTGCCGAGCCTGCTCGCCGTCCTCGACGCCCTCGACACCGCCTCGCTCGAACGCAAGCGCGCCGTCACGCTGCCACTGCTGCGCGAAATGATGCAATCCGGGCTCGAAATCTGA
- a CDS encoding HAD family phosphatase, which produces MDLVLFDLDNTLLAGDSDFAWAQFLIAKGVLDREVQEAKNVQFYEQYKAGTLDIFEFLDFQLAPLARHSREELDAWHREFMQTAVAPMITDKARALVREHTERGALIAVVTATNSFVTGPIVREFGIPHLVATIPAQENGAFTGKPRGMPAFKGGKIERVDNWLESLGLYLGSFEYSWFYSDSHNDLPLMSRVTHPVAVDPDDTLRAHAAAAGWPVISLR; this is translated from the coding sequence GTGGATCTCGTCCTATTCGACCTCGACAACACCCTGCTCGCCGGCGACTCCGATTTCGCCTGGGCCCAGTTCCTGATCGCCAAGGGCGTGCTCGACCGCGAAGTGCAGGAAGCGAAGAACGTCCAGTTCTACGAGCAGTACAAGGCCGGCACCCTCGATATCTTCGAATTCCTCGACTTCCAGCTCGCCCCCCTCGCCCGCCACTCGCGGGAGGAGCTCGACGCCTGGCACCGCGAATTCATGCAGACCGCGGTCGCGCCGATGATCACCGACAAGGCCCGCGCCCTCGTGCGCGAACACACCGAACGCGGCGCCCTGATCGCCGTCGTCACCGCCACAAACAGCTTCGTCACCGGCCCGATCGTGCGCGAATTCGGCATCCCGCATCTCGTCGCGACCATTCCGGCACAGGAAAACGGCGCCTTCACCGGCAAGCCGCGCGGCATGCCGGCCTTCAAGGGCGGCAAGATCGAACGCGTCGACAACTGGCTCGAATCGCTCGGCCTCTACCTCGGCAGCTTCGAGTACAGCTGGTTCTACAGCGACTCGCACAACGACCTGCCGCTGATGTCGCGCGTCACCCATCCGGTCGCCGTCGACCCCGACGACACCCTGCGCGCACACGCCGCCGCGGCCGGTTGGCCGGTGATCTCGCTGCGCTGA